From one Tsukamurella tyrosinosolvens genomic stretch:
- the rplB gene encoding 50S ribosomal protein L2 gives MAIRKYKPTTPGRRGSSGSTFDEITRSTPEKSLIRPLHGRGGRNAHGRITTRHKGGGHKRAYRVIDFRRHDKDGINAKVAHIEYDPNRTSRIALLHYLDGEKRYILAPKDLKQGDVVESGPNADIKPGNALPLRNIPAGTVIHAVELRPGGGAKMARSAGASIQLLGKEGAYATLRMPSGEIRRVDVRCRATVGEVGNAEQSNINWGKAGRMRWKGKRPTVRGVVMNPVDHPHGGGEGKTSGGRHPVSPWGKPEGRTRKNKASDKLIVRRRKSGKNKR, from the coding sequence ATGGCTATCCGCAAGTACAAGCCGACCACTCCGGGTCGTCGCGGCTCGTCGGGCTCGACCTTCGACGAGATCACGCGTTCGACCCCGGAGAAGTCGCTGATCCGCCCGCTGCACGGCCGTGGTGGCCGCAACGCGCACGGTCGCATCACCACCCGGCACAAGGGTGGCGGTCACAAGCGTGCGTACCGCGTCATCGACTTCCGTCGCCATGACAAGGACGGCATCAACGCCAAGGTCGCGCACATCGAGTACGACCCCAACCGCACCTCGCGGATCGCACTGCTGCACTACCTGGACGGCGAGAAGCGCTACATCCTCGCCCCCAAGGACCTGAAGCAGGGCGACGTGGTCGAGTCGGGCCCCAACGCCGACATCAAGCCGGGCAACGCCCTGCCGCTGCGCAACATCCCCGCCGGCACCGTGATCCACGCCGTCGAGCTGCGTCCCGGTGGCGGTGCCAAGATGGCCCGCTCGGCCGGTGCCAGCATCCAGCTGCTGGGCAAGGAGGGCGCGTACGCGACCCTGCGTATGCCCTCCGGTGAGATCCGTCGCGTCGACGTGCGCTGCCGCGCCACCGTCGGCGAGGTGGGCAACGCCGAGCAGAGCAACATCAACTGGGGCAAGGCCGGCCGTATGCGGTGGAAGGGCAAGCGCCCGACCGTCCGTGGTGTCGTCATGAACCCGGTCGACCACCCGCACGGCGGTGGTGAGGGTAAGACCTCCGGTGGTCGCCACCCGGTGAGCCCGTGGGGCAAGCCCGAGGGCCGCACCCGCAAGAACAAGGCGAGC
- the rplW gene encoding 50S ribosomal protein L23, with protein MATATIPADPRDILLAPVISEKAYGLIEENTYTFVVHPDANKTQIKIAVEKVFGVKVDSVNTLNRQGKRKRTRAGYGQRKSTKRAIVTLSADSKPIDIFGGAS; from the coding sequence ATGGCTACCGCAACCATCCCCGCCGACCCGCGGGACATCCTGCTCGCGCCGGTGATCTCCGAGAAGGCCTACGGCCTCATCGAGGAGAACACGTACACCTTCGTGGTGCACCCGGACGCGAATAAGACGCAGATCAAGATCGCCGTGGAGAAGGTCTTCGGCGTCAAGGTCGACAGCGTCAACACCTTGAACCGCCAGGGCAAGCGCAAGCGCACCCGTGCCGGTTACGGTCAGCGCAAGAGCACCAAGCGCGCGATCGTGACCCTGAGCGCCGATAGCAAGCCCATCGACATCTTCGGAGGCGCGAGCTAA
- the rplD gene encoding 50S ribosomal protein L4, with protein MSKLTLDVKTADGKVDGTVDLPAEIFDVEPNIALMHQVVVAQLAAARAGTHATKTRGEVRGGGRKPYRQKGTGRARQGSTRAPQFAGGGTVHGPQPRDYSQRTPKKMKAAALRGALTDRVREDRIHVVTELVAGQEASTKTARLFLAALSERKKFLVVVGREDLTAQRSVQNLPNAKWIYADQLNTYDVLDADDLVFSREALGSFIASATKTEEANA; from the coding sequence ATGAGCAAGCTGACTCTCGATGTCAAGACCGCCGACGGCAAGGTCGACGGCACCGTCGACCTCCCCGCCGAGATCTTCGACGTGGAGCCCAACATCGCGCTGATGCACCAGGTGGTCGTCGCACAGCTCGCCGCTGCGCGCGCCGGCACCCACGCCACCAAGACCCGCGGCGAGGTCCGCGGCGGTGGCCGCAAGCCGTACCGCCAGAAGGGCACCGGCCGGGCTCGCCAGGGCTCGACTCGCGCGCCGCAGTTCGCCGGCGGTGGCACCGTCCACGGGCCGCAGCCGCGCGACTACAGCCAGCGCACCCCGAAGAAGATGAAGGCCGCCGCCCTGCGCGGTGCCCTCACCGACCGGGTTCGCGAGGACCGTATCCACGTCGTCACCGAGTTGGTGGCCGGCCAGGAGGCGTCGACCAAGACCGCCCGCCTGTTCCTGGCCGCGCTGTCGGAGCGCAAGAAGTTCCTCGTGGTCGTCGGCCGCGAGGACCTGACCGCGCAGCGCAGCGTCCAGAACCTGCCGAACGCGAAGTGGATCTACGCCGACCAGCTCAACACCTACGACGTCCTGGACGCCGATGACCTGGTGTTCAGCCGTGAGGCTCTGGGTTCGTTCATCGCGAGCGCCACGAAGACCGAGGAGGCGAACGCCTGA
- the rplC gene encoding 50S ribosomal protein L3 has translation MTENKIKGILGTKLGMTQVFDENNRVVPVTVVKAGPNVVTQIRTQAADGYDAVQLAFGAIDPRKVNKPVSGQFSKAGVTPRRHIAELRLADADAAADYEVGQELGADVFEAGNFVDVTGISKGKGYAGVMKRHGFAGLGASHGAQAVHRAPGSIGGCATPGRVFKGVRMAGRMGSDKVTTQNLSVFKVDADAGVLLIKGAIPGRKGGLVMVRTAVKGGARA, from the coding sequence ATGACTGAGAACAAGATCAAGGGAATCCTGGGCACCAAGCTCGGCATGACCCAGGTCTTCGACGAGAACAACCGGGTCGTCCCGGTCACCGTCGTCAAGGCCGGGCCGAACGTGGTCACCCAGATCCGTACCCAGGCCGCCGACGGCTACGACGCCGTCCAGCTCGCCTTCGGCGCGATCGACCCCCGCAAGGTGAACAAGCCCGTCTCGGGCCAGTTCTCCAAGGCCGGTGTCACCCCGCGTCGCCACATCGCCGAGCTGCGGCTCGCCGACGCCGATGCCGCCGCCGACTACGAGGTGGGCCAGGAGCTGGGCGCCGACGTGTTCGAGGCGGGCAATTTCGTCGACGTCACCGGCATCAGCAAGGGCAAGGGCTACGCCGGCGTCATGAAGCGCCACGGCTTCGCCGGTCTCGGCGCCAGCCACGGCGCGCAGGCCGTGCACCGTGCCCCCGGTTCCATCGGTGGCTGCGCCACCCCGGGCCGCGTCTTCAAGGGCGTCCGCATGGCCGGCCGCATGGGCTCCGACAAGGTGACCACGCAGAACCTGTCCGTGTTCAAGGTCGACGCCGACGCCGGCGTCCTCCTGATCAAGGGCGCCATCCCCGGTCGCAAGGGCGGCCTCGTGATGGTCCGTACCGCTGTGAAGGGTGGTGCTCGCGCATGA
- the rpsJ gene encoding 30S ribosomal protein S10 — protein MAGQKIRIRLKAYDHEAIDASARKIVETVTRTGARVVGPVPLPTEKNVYCVIRSPHKYKDSREHFEMRTHKRLIDILDPTPKTVDALMRIDLPASVDVNIQ, from the coding sequence GTGGCGGGACAGAAGATCCGCATCAGGCTCAAGGCCTATGACCATGAGGCGATCGACGCGTCTGCTCGGAAGATCGTCGAGACCGTGACTCGCACCGGCGCCCGTGTCGTCGGTCCCGTGCCGCTGCCGACGGAGAAGAACGTGTACTGCGTCATCCGCTCGCCGCACAAGTACAAGGACTCGCGCGAGCACTTCGAGATGCGTACGCACAAGCGGCTGATCGACATCCTGGACCCGACGCCGAAGACGGTCGACGCGCTGATGCGCATCGACCTGCCGGCCAGCGTCGACGTGAACATCCAGTAA
- a CDS encoding alpha/beta hydrolase family protein: protein MTERSIAPRPGALLLAVLLCAGALLGAGCAVEPAGGSAALSSAAASKSRAVPRPVAAVRDDAVRYRYAAPNADPRQNYGNLYLPRGVHAPRSLPVVVLIHGGGWKNRSSAGYMAEVARALQAEGLAVWNVEYRRVGSGGGWPTTFTDVGHAVDFVPTLAESAPALDPSNVILVGHSAGGQLAAWAATRRTLPPGSPGVTWPAGGSPTVTPRAFVSMAGVLDMRTSSRLNDHVRKALGGMPDQVPDRYALANPIQRIDPLMPSVAIHGSEDSIVPAGESADFVAAARALGAPSLLVELDGASHGAPVNVRSPYWPTIRGTIVKLAREGFDALAASPPR from the coding sequence ATGACCGAACGGAGCATCGCGCCGCGGCCGGGCGCGTTGCTCCTGGCCGTGCTGCTGTGCGCCGGTGCCCTTCTCGGCGCCGGCTGCGCCGTCGAACCCGCCGGCGGGTCCGCCGCGCTCTCGTCCGCGGCGGCGTCGAAGTCGCGGGCCGTGCCGCGCCCCGTGGCCGCGGTGCGCGACGACGCGGTGCGCTACCGCTACGCCGCGCCGAACGCCGACCCCCGCCAGAACTACGGCAACCTCTACCTCCCCCGCGGCGTCCACGCCCCGCGCAGCCTGCCCGTGGTGGTGCTCATCCACGGCGGCGGGTGGAAGAACCGCTCGAGCGCGGGATACATGGCCGAGGTCGCGCGGGCGCTGCAGGCGGAGGGCCTCGCGGTGTGGAACGTCGAGTACCGGCGGGTCGGCTCGGGCGGCGGCTGGCCGACGACCTTCACGGACGTGGGCCACGCGGTCGACTTCGTGCCGACGCTGGCGGAGTCCGCGCCCGCCCTGGACCCGTCGAACGTGATCCTGGTCGGACACAGCGCCGGCGGCCAGCTCGCCGCGTGGGCGGCCACGCGCCGCACGCTGCCCCCGGGGTCGCCCGGGGTGACCTGGCCGGCGGGCGGCAGCCCGACGGTGACCCCGCGCGCCTTCGTCTCGATGGCCGGAGTGCTGGACATGCGCACCTCGTCGCGCCTCAACGACCACGTGCGCAAGGCCCTCGGCGGCATGCCCGACCAGGTGCCGGACCGGTACGCGCTGGCGAACCCGATCCAGCGGATCGACCCGCTCATGCCGTCCGTCGCGATCCACGGCTCCGAGGACTCGATCGTGCCCGCCGGGGAGTCGGCCGATTTCGTGGCCGCGGCGCGGGCGCTGGGCGCACCGTCGCTGCTGGTCGAGCTCGACGGGGCGAGCCACGGCGCGCCCGTCAACGTGCGCTCGCCGTACTGGCCGACGATCCGCGGGACCATCGTGAAGCTGGCGCGCGAGGGCTTCGACGCCCTCGCGGCGAGCCCGCCGCGCTGA
- a CDS encoding hotdog fold domain-containing protein, which translates to MTDTSTYKMWRTLSDKPLGKLAFSAAASLKAPYFASVTPYISEIEYGRAVVHGPKWWFVQNHIGTFHAIAACNLAEVGMGMVMEASTPGTHRWLPKSMTVDYLAKAESSLVATATLAEEIDWDAITTGRDVAVDIAVRDKKGTEVVHARITTWVTPKPSK; encoded by the coding sequence ATGACCGACACCTCCACGTACAAGATGTGGCGCACGCTGAGCGACAAGCCGCTCGGCAAGCTGGCCTTCTCGGCCGCCGCATCGCTCAAGGCGCCGTACTTCGCCTCCGTCACCCCCTACATCTCCGAGATCGAGTACGGCCGCGCCGTGGTTCACGGGCCGAAGTGGTGGTTCGTGCAGAACCACATCGGCACGTTCCACGCCATCGCCGCCTGCAACCTCGCCGAGGTGGGCATGGGCATGGTGATGGAGGCCTCCACCCCCGGCACGCACCGCTGGCTGCCGAAGTCGATGACGGTGGACTACCTCGCCAAGGCCGAGTCGTCGCTCGTCGCGACCGCGACGCTGGCCGAGGAGATCGACTGGGACGCGATCACGACCGGGCGCGACGTGGCCGTCGACATCGCCGTCCGCGACAAGAAGGGCACCGAGGTCGTGCACGCGAGGATCACGACCTGGGTCACACCCAAGCCCTCGAAGTGA